Proteins co-encoded in one Rubrobacter naiadicus genomic window:
- a CDS encoding response regulator, with amino-acid sequence MIVEDQALMREGLRTLLELEEGVEVVGEASDGVEALERIPRVRPEVMLVDVRMPRMDGIELIERLGREHPEVAAIILTTFDDDDYVFRGLRAGAKGYILKDVPSEELAAAIRKVYRGEAVLDGPITLKVISEIGRLSKGVAPRPGSEVLSEREMEVLRLVASGASNREIARALYITEGTVKNHISSILRKLGFRDRTQAALYAAERGWIEVS; translated from the coding sequence ATGATCGTCGAAGATCAGGCGCTCATGCGAGAAGGCTTGAGGACGCTGCTCGAGCTCGAGGAGGGAGTGGAGGTGGTCGGAGAAGCCTCCGACGGGGTGGAGGCGCTGGAACGCATTCCGCGGGTGCGGCCGGAGGTGATGCTCGTGGACGTGAGGATGCCCCGGATGGACGGGATAGAGCTCATAGAACGCCTCGGGCGGGAACATCCGGAGGTCGCGGCGATCATCCTGACCACCTTCGACGACGACGATTATGTCTTCCGAGGGCTCCGGGCGGGGGCGAAGGGATACATCCTCAAAGACGTGCCCTCGGAGGAGCTCGCCGCTGCGATAAGGAAGGTGTACCGGGGCGAGGCGGTGCTGGATGGTCCGATCACGCTCAAGGTCATCTCCGAGATCGGGCGTCTCTCGAAGGGGGTGGCCCCTCGTCCTGGCTCGGAGGTGCTCTCCGAGCGGGAGATGGAGGTGCTGAGGCTCGTCGCCTCCGGGGCCTCCAACCGCGAGATCGCCCGCGCCCTGTACATAACCGAAGGTACGGTCAAGAACCACATCTCGAGCATACTTCGCAAGCTCGGTTTCCGGGACCGCACCCAGGCCGCACTCTACGCGGCGGAGCGTGGCTGGATCGAGGTTTCGTGA